The nucleotide window TGCTGCTGCGGAGGTATTGCCGTAGCGATCGAGATTGACCATGAAGCGGTCCATGGAGACATCGAGCCGGTCGGCGATGGCCTCGATGATGCGGAGATTGGCCTGATGGGGAATAAAGCAGGCGATCTCGTCACCCGAGATGCCGGCATCGGCAAGTACCTGCTGGGAGGCGCTGACCATGGCGGTAACGGCGTGCTTGTAGGTCTCGCGGCCGTTCATCCTCATGGTGGCGGGATTCTCCGCGTACGTGGGGGAGTTCGCCGGATGGGCGCTGCCTCCGCCTGGAATATAGAGGATCTCGGCCAGCTTTCCGTTGCTCCCCATGCGGGAGGAGAGGATGCCACGCGATCCTTCGCGATGACGGAGGATGGCGGCACCGGCACCGTCCCCGAAGAGGACGCAGGTGTTCCTGTCGGTCCAGTCGACGATGCCTGAGAGCTTGTCAGCTCCGATCACAAGCACTGTCTCATAGGTGCCGGATGCAATGTACTGGCGGGCCGTCTCCACACCAAAGAGGAAGCCGGAGCAGGCGGCGGAAATGTCAAAACAGGCGGCATTCACGGCGCTGATCTTGGTCTGGACTAAGCAGGCCGTGCTTGGAAAGAACATGTCCGGCGTGCAGGTAGCGCAGATGATCAGATCGATTTCCTCGGGGCTTATACCGGCGTTCTCAATCGCGGCTTGGGCCGCACGGGCCGCAAGTTCACTGGTCGGTTGTTCCGGTCCGGCAATGTGGCGTTCGCGAATGCCGGTGCGTGACTGGATCCACTCGTCGCTGGTCTCGACTAGCTTCTCCAGGTCGGCGTTGGTCATCACGCGGTCAGGAGCGTAGCTGCCAGTGCCGATGATGGAAGCGCTGCGCAGGGAGGGAATGGACCGGACGGGGGGGGTATCAGACGGCATGGGACTCTTCCAAGGTTGAGTTATCTGGGGCAACGGCTGCTGCAGTCTGGGCTAGATGAGCGTTCTTCAAATTGTAGGCCCTGACAGCCTCGACGATACGAGGGTTCACCTGCTGCTCGATGAACTCGATGGCAACGCGGATCGCGTTCTTGACGGCCAGCGGTGTGCTGGAGCCGTGAGCAATAATACAAATTCCGTTAACTCCGAGCAGGGGACTGCCGCCGTAGTCCTCGTAGTTGGTCTTTCTGCGGATGGCACGGAAGGCATTCCTGGCAATCCATGCGCCAAACATCCGGAACGGGGTCTTAATGAGTTCGTGCTTCAGCCAGCGGAAGACGGCACTAGCAGTTGCCTCGGCGGTCTTCAGGACGACATTGCCGGTGAAGCCGTCGCAGAGGATCACCTCGACGGGATGCTCGAAGAGGTCGTGTCCCTCGATATTCCCCCGGAAATTCAGTGAGGAGGCCTTCAGGAGTTTGAAGACATCCTTGGTGAACTCGCTTCCTTTCACATCCTCGCCGCCGATCGACATCAGGCCGATCTCAGGATTGCTGTAACCGAGGACATGTTCGGAAAGGACCGAGCCCATGATCGCGTACTGGAGAAGGTGGACAGGTCGGGCGTCAACATTCGCGCCAGCATCGATGAGGACGCAGACGTTCTTCTCGGTGGGAAGGTAGGAGGCGATGCCGGGACGCTCGATTCCCTCGAGAGTGCGGAGCTTGATCGTCGTGGCCGCGACGGCGGCACCGGTATGGCCGGCACTGACGATGGCGTCGGCATCACCCTTCTTGACCAAATCGACGGCACGGGCGACGGAGGAGTCTTTCTTGCGACGGACGGAATCGACGGCCGCGTCGCTCATCTCCACAACCTGAGTCGTGTGTACGATCTCGATCCTGGGATCACTACAGCCGAGCTTGGCCAACTCGGTCTTGATGGCCGACTCGTCCCCGGTAAGGAAGAGCTTGGTTATCTTCGGGTACTCTCGGAGAGCCATAGCTGCCCCGGCGACCGTACTCTGAGGGGCGTAGTCACCCCCCATGGCATCGAGGGCAATCCTCATGATCCTGCGGCTACTGGTCCTGTTATCGTTACTGGGGCTGTCTGATTCCTCAATGGATGAGGGAGGTGAGCTAACCCGAGACGTTAATCCGCTTTATGCCACCTCGACATCAAGCACCTGACGACCGCGGTAGGTACCGCAAGCGGTGCAGGCAGTGTGGGAATGAAGTGGTGCGCCGCACTGGGTGCACTTGCCCAGCTTAGGGGCATGCCAGCGGTTTGCAGCCTTGCGGGTGCGAAGGCGCATCTTTGAAGTTTTACGTTTAGGTACTCCCATCGGGTCGTGGTGTTTTGAGTTGGTCGAGTGCTTCCCAGATTGCAGGACGAGCCGCCTTCTCCATTGGCAAAGGAGCGGTGCGGGCACTCGCCGGGAAACTGGCGGGGCAGGTCTTTTCTCCACCCTGGTCACATCGGGGATGTGCAGGCAGAAGGAGATGTATATCCTCCCTGACCTCGCGGGTCAAGTCCACTAATTCATTTCCGTCCAGCTCGATCTGGGTGGCAAATGGC belongs to Verrucomicrobiota bacterium and includes:
- the plsX gene encoding phosphate acyltransferase PlsX — translated: MRIALDAMGGDYAPQSTVAGAAMALREYPKITKLFLTGDESAIKTELAKLGCSDPRIEIVHTTQVVEMSDAAVDSVRRKKDSSVARAVDLVKKGDADAIVSAGHTGAAVAATTIKLRTLEGIERPGIASYLPTEKNVCVLIDAGANVDARPVHLLQYAIMGSVLSEHVLGYSNPEIGLMSIGGEDVKGSEFTKDVFKLLKASSLNFRGNIEGHDLFEHPVEVILCDGFTGNVVLKTAEATASAVFRWLKHELIKTPFRMFGAWIARNAFRAIRRKTNYEDYGGSPLLGVNGICIIAHGSSTPLAVKNAIRVAIEFIEQQVNPRIVEAVRAYNLKNAHLAQTAAAVAPDNSTLEESHAV
- the rpmF gene encoding 50S ribosomal protein L32, producing MGVPKRKTSKMRLRTRKAANRWHAPKLGKCTQCGAPLHSHTACTACGTYRGRQVLDVEVA
- a CDS encoding DUF177 domain-containing protein; amino-acid sequence: MKVHIRQIPEGGTLHLEGEQDSSSLGLEEAGAEPIGPLEYSLDVGLSEGGLFATGSVAQKVKMTCVSCLEPFEREIVIEPFATQIELDGNELVDLTREVREDIHLLLPAHPRCDQGGEKTCPASFPASARTAPLPMEKAARPAIWEALDQLKTPRPDGST
- a CDS encoding ketoacyl-ACP synthase III produces the protein MPSDTPPVRSIPSLRSASIIGTGSYAPDRVMTNADLEKLVETSDEWIQSRTGIRERHIAGPEQPTSELAARAAQAAIENAGISPEEIDLIICATCTPDMFFPSTACLVQTKISAVNAACFDISAACSGFLFGVETARQYIASGTYETVLVIGADKLSGIVDWTDRNTCVLFGDGAGAAILRHREGSRGILSSRMGSNGKLAEILYIPGGGSAHPANSPTYAENPATMRMNGRETYKHAVTAMVSASQQVLADAGISGDEIACFIPHQANLRIIEAIADRLDVSMDRFMVNLDRYGNTSAAAVAIALDEAARSGRFQRGDKILMVVFGGGLTWASTVVEW